In Hermetia illucens chromosome 1, iHerIll2.2.curated.20191125, whole genome shotgun sequence, one genomic interval encodes:
- the LOC119647251 gene encoding uncharacterized protein LOC119647251, with amino-acid sequence MKPAPRGPGPFYLEGGESCPFCEDENKIPVVINNNITTEIKKIPMNILRDDAGLITSQFADLFRNSENDDNALRKIYTNYVYKDTSNCSLDTVIKPQSSIDQKSIPVTPKSSQAHSSNENILKSLNQPQSNMDPNLVSYFMQLKQQTNRVPLFEIDQELGPLDAENSRCIGLMVQSVIDDYKKKFNIDDQKDQLKKVDCNSVGKKALHICRQKDPYLREIHLAIFGGGNINFPKEDSDDYHKLAQEYALFRATPSSTCDSSTSKNDYSPSKNLSPPQTSSNTMKVSLSESKPIDFKRTTFEDPAIISDDMQYPVVTNHHQPQQQQSMGNPYSNFDSSNFFLPGTSGQGNFMNPNVTCGSNMNPYQMPGSFLAYANLNQKPKPRTTPKLPPPAQLPMFLTPHQYLMQAAQGPTYPTSANYPQTLMQPQANFPNLQAPAPFYNASFKETHINTAIIQQHQYQQYNVLAAAAAGNYEMLVYEQMLHQTQKIKTVVARNRLDKRLQAEMAKNASKTNTVALPAISAASSSSLRPAENLAVGSSSVRNLFNQTSSSGIAGTATTVSANAGKAGISDPAVISAVDSGSKCSSADLEGSTLEVGTEQSTESVIEE; translated from the exons ATGAAGCCTGCCCCTCGAG GTCCAGGACCATTCTACCTTGAAGGCGGCGAGTCCTGCCCCTTCTGTGAAGATGAAAATAAGATCCCAGTTGTCATAAATAACAACATCACGACAGAAATCAAGAAGATACCGATGAACATACTTCGGGATGATGCTGGTTTGATCACTAGTCAATTTGCTGATTTATTCAGGAATAGTGAAAATGACGATAACGCCCTAAGGAAGATATATACGAATTATGTATACAAAGata CTTCAAATTGTAGCCTGGACACTGTGATAAAACCCCAATCATCAATTGATCAAAAAAGTATTCCAGTTACACCAAAAAGTTCACAAGCACATTCCAGCAATGAAAACATTCTAAAATCTCTAAATCAACCGCAAAGTAACATGGACCCAAACTTGGTCTCCTATTTCATGCAACTGAAACAACAGACAAATAGGGTTCCTCTTTTTGAAATCGACCAAGAACTTGGTCCCCTGGATGCCGAGAATAGCCGGTGCATTGGTTTGATGGTCCAATCAGTTATCGATGATTATAAAAAGAAGTTCAATATTGACGATCAAAAAGATCAATTGAAGAAGGTTGATTGCAACTCAGTCGGGAAAAAGGCGTTGCATATATGCAGGCAGAAAGATCCTTATCTGAGAGAAATTCATTTGGCGATTTTTGGAGGGGGAAACATCAATTTTCCTAAGGAAGATTCTGATGACTATCATAAATTGGCTCAGGAATACGCCCTTTTTCGCGCCACTCCATCTTCCACTTGTGATTCAAGTACATCCAAAAATGATTATAGTCCGTCGAAAAACTTGTCACCTCCACAAACTTCCAGCAATACCATGAAAGTTTCGCTTAGTGAATCAAAACCCATTGATTTCAAAAGGACAACTTTTGAAGATCCTGCAATAATTTCGGATGATATGCAGTACCCAGTTGTGacgaatcatcatcaaccgcagcAACAGCAGTCAATGGGGAATCCATattcaaattttgattcatcCAACTTCTTTCTTCCTGGAACTTCCGGTCAGGGAAATTTTATGAATCCGAATGTAACATGTGGAAGCAATATGAATCCCTACCAAATGCCGGGTTCGTTTCTAGCATATGCAAACTTGAACCAAAAGCCCAAACCCAGGACTACCCCAAAATTGCCTCCACCAGCGCAACTTCCTATGTTCTTGACCCCTCATCAGTATCTAATGCAAGCTGCCCAGGGACCAACGTATCCAACATCTGCAAACTACCCTCAAACTCTTATGCAACCACAGGCTAACTTCCCAAATTTACAGGCCCCGGCACCCTTTTACAATGCCTCATTCAAAGAGACTCACATAAACACTGCCATCATTCAACAGCACCAGTACCAGCAGTACAATGTCCTGGCTGCAGCAGCGGCAGGTAACTACGAAATGCTTGTGTATGAACAAATGTTGCATCAAACACAGAAGATAAAAACTGTTGTAGCCCGAAATCGTCTGGATAAGCGTCTACAGGCTGAAATGGCCAAGAATGCGTCAAAAACAAACACAGTAGCTTTGCCTGCTATTTCGGCTGCAAGTTCGTCTAGTTTACGTCCAGCAGAAAACCTTGCAGTTGGCAGTAGTTCAGTTCGGAATTTGTTCAATCAAACCAGTTCGTCTGGGATCGCGGGAACAGCGACAACAGTGAGTGCTAATGCTGGAAAAGCAGGAATTAGTGATCCAGCTGTTATCAGTGCTGTCGATAGTGGTTCAAAATGTTCAAGCGCCGATTTGGAAGGCAGCACTTTGGAAGTTGGGACAGAACAAAGTACGGAAAGTGTCATTGAggaataa